The nucleotide sequence CGTGGCATGCACTCTGACGAGATACCTTACCTTTACACTTTTTGTGCAAATCCTCGATGGTACCCGGGTTCTCGATCTGGCTGGGCGGTTCGGTAGGCGCGTAGACATCCGTCGAAGGGTCCGGTTTCCCTAAATTCGGCATTAGTCCGGGACCCGGTGGCGGAGGTGGCGGTGGAGGAGGTGCGGAGGCGGCCATCGCGTTTCCCATTATTACGGAATAGTTAGCACAAGATTATCGAATACGTTGCGCGTCGAGGATCGCTTTTCGTCCAATCGTTGAATCGGATACGTCGCGCCGAACGCTTCAACGTTTATTTACACGACAAAAACGAGCCGGACTAATCTTAGGGGTTGCGGGTTATACGGCACGGCGTGTCTTACCGTAAGTCGCCATTTGTAAAAGATAACCACAAAGTTTCTTCCACGGGGCACGGAGCACGGACGTGAATAACGTGACGAGCGCGAGTCGTGTTTAGacacgtgtatgtgtgtatgtatatatgttctAAAGAGTTGTGTGACGGTGTGACGCACTGACGCAGGGATACCAACGCGAAAAAGATTCCAGTAGAATATTTTAGTCCAATTCGAACAGCGAGGTGACGAAGTAGGCCCGAGGCCGACCAATGACGGTGAGAGAACACTGGTCACACTGAACGCCGGAGGCCGGAGTCGCCGGACGCGGTGTGTGAATCCTTCCTAACCTAACCTTCGTGAACCTTCGTCACATCATCACGATGATCACGATCTTGTTTGGCGAATAGTCGAGTATACGAGGATATGGAGAGGGGAGCAGTCAGGAGCAGTACGCACTACGCAACAGCGGAACGGAGTTATCTTGACTCGCGGAGATTCGAAAAACAAATAAGCCTGTAGCCTGTAGCCAGTACGTTACCGAACGAAGCTCCTCGTGGAGCGATATTTTGTGCCACCGAAGGAACAGACGTATGTGAAGGCAGAAGAACGCGAATCTCTCGGTTGTCATAATACTGGAACGTAAGTATACACATACATGGTACATACATCGTGCGTACATGTACACATATGacgcattattaatattacgatGTAGCTAATGTGGCGTTTCGCTCACAATCAGTTATCAGCTACACGTTCCGATTCATATCGCGATGTACTTTTAAGTATTTTCACGAAATATTATCAGCAGAATGATATGTCAGAATTagtaaaatttggaaaatgtaCAAAAACGAGAAAAGGTTTGCCCGCAATTAAGGCACCGTATGAGCacatgcattaaaaaaaaaaaaaaatctgatagGTTGcacattgttaaatttattacaacatTCAGCACAATAAtgattttctgaatttttagAAAACTATATGGATTGCTGTTTTGCCAATCAATATGAGAGCTCCCAAATTACGGAGACATTCCCAAATGTCTCTAGTCCAGAAATGTTTGACAGTGACACCGAAAGTGATACAGATAACAGAAATATTGATACGCTAGCTGACAATGGTAGATTGACGGTGATGGCGCCTCGAGAACCAACTCGGGCTGAATTGATCGCAAAATCGGATAGTTACATGCTGGTTAGAATTAACAAGTATTTGAGCGGTGTCCCACCTCCGCCAAGACATACGACGTGTCAGAGCGATTGTTCTGATTTTTTGCAACACATTTATGAAAATCGTCAATTATTCTGTAACGGATATCCATTGTCCAATGGAGGTTCAGAATCTACGGAAAGCACAAAACCCGAGGAGCAGAGAACCACAGAAACTAACGATAGGAATGTTTCTTATCAATGCACAAAAGGCACTCCGCGGAATTTGACAAATGCCTTTGACGCTTGTGATTTGCCAGCTAATAGTACAGAAGCCACCAAATCAGGCATAACCAAGAATGATAGCGCAAACTCGAATGTACAATACGGTGTTTCTAAGGAGATAAAGAATTCAGTTAATACGATTGAAGCAACAGTCCAAGTTCCACCAGTTGGAGACAATGCAGATGTATCTCACGAGCGATCTCCTCTTCTTTATCAAACGATTGGCGAAAAAGAGGTTAAAGCTTTAACGTGGCCTCAGGCTTACTCGCACAAGTTCCATGGCATACAGTGAGTTCACAGTGAGTTTTAATTTACCATAAAGTATGCAATTCTATTCTTttaatgctattttttttttaattttagttataaCAGAAGCAGAACTGTAGAAGAGTTTGAAAACTTAACGGTTAAATTATGTGAAAGGTACATAGGAGCTGAGACGCAATCTACTTGTAATATATGGTTTTCGAAACAGCCACCGGGAAGTGCGAGAAAGCGAAGTTTATTGACAAAACGCGGAAACGGTCAAAGTCCAGAGAAGAGATTGACGCACTTAGCCAAAAGACGTAGGACTTTTTGCAGCGCTAATTTGCAAGGATTGGGACTTGCTGATAAAAGGCAGTTAATGATACCAATTAAGTATGTATTTCatcaaaaatatgataattaaccgagagcataattttatataataaatctcgATATAAAATGTAGGAAACTTACacataaaaaaggaaaaagtcCAAGAGGTAAAAGTTTACGTGGTAAAAGTCCAAGAGGTAAGAGTCCTCGAGGTAAAAGCCCAAGGAGTTCAGCAAAAAAGAAAGTCGTTCGAAGATTAATGTTAGATGAGTCAAATCCGTATAAATCCAAATTAGAAACTTCGAAACGTGCGTTATTTCAAAGTCCCCCATCAGATCATCCTGGCCCTAGCAACGTATTCGGTACAAATAACACAGatcctcaaaaaattaaacgcgttttatTTACAACGCCGAAAAAGAACGAATCTGAAGATGCGAAACAAACGTCTTTAAGAGAAGaaagtagaaaaagaaagtgCGAGGAAGAATTACAAGGGCCACGATTAAAATGGGCGAAAAGTTTATCATTTGACTGCACGCACGAATTAAAGAATACCTCAAAGGTTATATGGGATAGACATTCATCGAGTAGTATTCTCTCGAAAAATGAAACGTCTTTCAGTCAAGGAAAGAATGAACTGAGCAATACTCATAAGAAGGTTTGTGTATTAGCTGAGTTTTCTATTTACTT is from Temnothorax longispinosus isolate EJ_2023e chromosome 10, Tlon_JGU_v1, whole genome shotgun sequence and encodes:
- the Mi gene encoding uncharacterized protein Mi; the protein is MDCCFANQYESSQITETFPNVSSPEMFDSDTESDTDNRNIDTLADNGRLTVMAPREPTRAELIAKSDSYMLVRINKYLSGVPPPPRHTTCQSDCSDFLQHIYENRQLFCNGYPLSNGGSESTESTKPEEQRTTETNDRNVSYQCTKGTPRNLTNAFDACDLPANSTEATKSGITKNDSANSNVQYGVSKEIKNSVNTIEATVQVPPVGDNADVSHERSPLLYQTIGEKEVKALTWPQAYSHKFHGIHYNRSRTVEEFENLTVKLCERYIGAETQSTCNIWFSKQPPGSARKRSLLTKRGNGQSPEKRLTHLAKRRRTFCSANLQGLGLADKRQLMIPIKKLTHKKGKSPRGKSLRGKSPRGKSPRGKSPRSSAKKKVVRRLMLDESNPYKSKLETSKRALFQSPPSDHPGPSNVFGTNNTDPQKIKRVLFTTPKKNESEDAKQTSLREESRKRKCEEELQGPRLKWAKSLSFDCTHELKNTSKVIWDRHSSSSILSKNETSFSQGKNELSNTHKKKLLWAVAEALRSKGIGMSHPKFKQYAANLARTIKKFMPDLENRNIPRKPGSTSDRMLKLAKHHVLFLVDTRPID